The Nicotiana tabacum cultivar K326 chromosome 14, ASM71507v2, whole genome shotgun sequence genome contains a region encoding:
- the LOC142168789 gene encoding uncharacterized protein LOC142168789: MMNWLFCNIRGVNKRYKHKEVREYIRENKIKLVDLVETKVKEGNAQRISKAIILRWSILTNYKDARNGRIWLLWDTSHFSITGIKDDAQMIHVRFFNIWAIHEDFSQIVASMWNSHSTQCTLKSVWTRLTDLKPALKALNSREFRGITQKIEKARIDLRVIQEQISLNCNDALLDMEKKTLLNLEKWSLIEESVLQQKVRARWIQLGDSNSKYFTAVMKDRTQRKQITEITTLLGDKLTDPKAIKRKIVDFYKRLMGSAINSLPAINRSYMKNGHTLSHQQRVDLCAEVTNQEIVESLKAIGDDKASVPKVTKPTTVKEYRPIACCSILYKMISKILASRLQKVMSFIICEAQAGFIPGRKIADNVILAHELVKSYTRAQMSPRCMIKIDLQKAYDSVEWIFLQRVMEEIGFPDRKALVAWEKICTPKSAGGLNLINLPLWNKAAIAKT, translated from the exons ATGATGAATTGGTTGTTCTGTAACATAAGGGGTGTAAATAAAAGGTATAAACATAAGGAGGTTAGAGAGTATATTAGGGAAAATAAAATCAAGCTAGTAGACCTTGTAGAAACTAAAGTGAAGGAAGGGAATGCTCAAAGGATCTCAAAAGCTATTATTCTTAGATGGAGTATACTGACAAACTATAAGGATGCTAGGAATGGAAGGATTTGGTTATTATGGGATACTAGCCACTTCAGTATTACTGGTATTAAAGATGATGCTCAAATGATTCATGTCAG ATTTTTTAATATATGGGCAATACATGAAGATTTTTCTCAAATAGTGGCTAGCATGTGGAATTCTCATAGTACACAATGTACTTTGAAATCAGTTTGGACAAGATTGACAGACCTGAAACCTGCTTTGAAAGCTTTAAACTCTAGGGAATTCAGGGGCATCACTCAGAAAATTGAGAAGGCTAGAATAGATCTGAGGGTTATCCAAGAGCAGATTTCACTGAATTGCAATGATGCTTTATTAGATATGGAGAAGAAAACACTACTCAATCTTGAGAAGTGGTCCTTAATTGAAGAGAGTGTCCTGCAACAAAAAGTTAGAGCAAGATGGATACAACTTGGAGATTCTAATTCTAAGTACTTCACAGCAGTAATGAAGGATAGAACTCAAAGGAAGCAGATTACAGAAATCACAACTCTACTAGGAGACAAGTTGACTGACCCTAAAGCCATCAAAAGAAAGATTGTGGATTTCTATAAAAGACTAATGGGATCAGCTATCAATTCTTTGCCTGCTATCAACAGATCATACATGAAGAATGGTCATACACTGTCTCATCAGCAAAGAGTTGATCTCTGTGCAGAGGTAACTAACCAAGAGATTGTTGAAAGTCTTAAAGCAATTGGTGATGATAAAGCTTCAG TTCCTAAAGTGACTAAGCCTACCACAGTCAAAGAATATAGACCAATAGCCTGCTGTTCAATCCTATACAAGATGATCTCTAAGATCTTGGCTTCTAGATTGCAGAAAGTCATGTCATTCATCATTTGTGAAGCTCAAGCAGGTTTCATTCCTGGTAGAAAGATTGCTGACAATGTCATCCTAGCTCATGAACTAGTTAAATCTTATACTAGGGCTCAGATGTCACCTAGGTGTATGATAAAGATTGATCTCCAAAAAGCTTATGACTCAGTAGAATGGATCTTCTTACAACGGGTGATGGAGGAGATTGGTTTCCCTGACAG GAAGGCGTTAGTAGCATGGGAAAAGATATGTACCCCTAAGTCAGCTGGTGGACTTAATCTCATAAATCTTCCTCTGTGGAACAAAGCAGCAATTGCTAAAACATGA